A single Paenibacillus kribbensis DNA region contains:
- a CDS encoding tetratricopeptide repeat protein — MKGKHLRASEQLSPKIIALRFDASFFFEKAVRSLDRNHYDKALKYFRKAVEYEPDNPVNHCNMAGILSEMGDYAGSNEILSSVLSDVDPSMTECYFYMANNYANMEQFEEAEKALVTYLEEDEEGQFLDEAEEMMELLYYELDRPTKLNRIKARQGVVEHDQARVLLEEGKFAQAAQLLKQISEEQPDMFAARNNLALAYYYMGLFQNAKTVILRVLEDEPGNLHALCNLAIFYQHEGGGPELDRLVQTLAVTIPFQEEQVFKLATTMGILGRHEEAYRHFRRLLHGTGENSADASLYHYTAVAASNTGRYAEARRLWSHLQKQDASSEVPRFFLSRLEELQQEGTPLQVLSYHYHLPFEEQFRMWEKFGAEQVPDSMKKDPLIRSSFFWALRHGDRATQLQVIQALSLIGDDEVRQALESFVEDPDQEDELKQRALQVLQELMDQEHGVQEMAPQAEQMERLEAERDYRTIEGDGSASPVDPQWQAVLDKVLTVMSKPSDPAMQHDLRSLWLEYSDRLAPEVPMVQHTEGWAAALEYLTAKMHHHSVTYQEVADRYGISVSTVSRYARQIDSVCGIKQKLKQPLSTFKKQV; from the coding sequence ATGAAAGGGAAACATCTGCGAGCATCGGAACAACTTAGCCCTAAGATTATTGCTTTGCGTTTCGACGCATCTTTCTTTTTTGAGAAAGCTGTGCGCTCGCTTGATCGCAATCATTATGACAAGGCATTGAAATATTTTCGTAAAGCCGTTGAATATGAACCGGATAATCCGGTGAATCATTGCAATATGGCGGGTATATTATCAGAGATGGGGGATTATGCAGGCTCGAATGAGATCCTGTCCTCTGTTCTGAGCGACGTAGATCCGTCTATGACAGAGTGTTATTTCTATATGGCGAATAATTACGCTAATATGGAGCAATTTGAAGAAGCGGAGAAAGCCTTGGTCACGTACCTGGAGGAGGACGAGGAAGGGCAGTTTCTTGATGAAGCCGAGGAAATGATGGAACTGCTCTATTATGAGCTGGACCGTCCAACCAAGCTGAACCGCATTAAGGCCCGGCAGGGAGTGGTCGAGCATGATCAGGCCCGCGTCCTGCTGGAGGAAGGGAAATTCGCGCAGGCAGCTCAATTGCTCAAGCAAATTTCGGAGGAACAGCCCGATATGTTCGCTGCGCGTAATAATTTGGCATTGGCCTATTACTACATGGGATTGTTCCAAAATGCCAAAACCGTTATTCTTCGAGTGCTGGAGGATGAGCCGGGGAATTTGCACGCGCTCTGCAATCTGGCAATCTTTTATCAGCATGAGGGAGGCGGCCCCGAATTGGATCGCCTGGTTCAAACCTTGGCGGTCACCATCCCGTTTCAGGAGGAGCAGGTATTCAAGCTGGCGACCACCATGGGGATTCTTGGACGCCATGAGGAGGCCTACAGACATTTCCGCAGGTTGCTGCATGGCACTGGAGAGAACAGTGCTGACGCTTCCTTGTACCATTACACGGCGGTAGCTGCCAGCAATACGGGAAGATATGCGGAAGCCCGGCGGCTGTGGAGTCATTTGCAAAAGCAGGATGCTTCCTCAGAAGTTCCGCGCTTTTTCCTGTCCCGGCTGGAGGAGCTCCAGCAGGAGGGTACACCGCTGCAAGTGCTCAGCTACCATTATCATCTCCCTTTTGAGGAGCAATTCCGCATGTGGGAGAAGTTCGGTGCTGAGCAAGTGCCTGACAGCATGAAGAAGGACCCGCTTATACGGTCATCCTTCTTCTGGGCTTTGCGCCACGGAGACCGGGCAACTCAGTTGCAAGTCATTCAGGCGCTGAGTCTGATCGGTGATGATGAGGTGCGCCAGGCACTGGAGTCCTTTGTAGAAGATCCGGATCAGGAGGATGAGCTGAAACAGCGTGCCTTGCAGGTCCTGCAAGAGCTGATGGATCAGGAGCATGGCGTGCAGGAAATGGCTCCGCAAGCAGAACAGATGGAGCGGTTGGAAGCCGAAAGGGATTACCGCACAATCGAAGGCGATGGTTCTGCTTCTCCGGTCGATCCGCAATGGCAGGCAGTGCTCGATAAGGTGCTGACCGTCATGAGTAAACCGTCAGATCCGGCCATGCAGCACGATTTAAGATCGCTTTGGCTGGAGTATTCGGATCGACTTGCTCCGGAAGTTCCGATGGTTCAGCATACCGAGGGATGGGCAGCGGCGCTGGAATATTTGACAGCCAAAATGCATCATCATTCAGTCACCTATCAGGAAGTAGCCGATCGCTATGGTATTTCCGTATCGACTGTAAGCCGCTATGCACGCCAGATTGACAGTGTGTGTGGTATCAAGCAGAAGCTGAAGCAGCCGCTCTCCACGTTTAAAAAGCAGGTCTGA